A stretch of the Bacteroidota bacterium genome encodes the following:
- a CDS encoding porin family protein, giving the protein MKNFIKFLLVICCMFVVSGVQAQIKFGPKFGLNLSTMTMKESGISIDPKTRAGIHLGLIGEIPLQNNFNIQTGFFFSMKGSKYSVGNTDMTISPNYLEIPVNALYKYELGSAKLLLFAGPYFAYGIGGKYKADGESQDIKFGSGDNNDMKAFDMGLNLGAGIEISDFQITAQYGLGLANLAPVSTNDAKMKNRVFGISIAYLMSATK; this is encoded by the coding sequence ATGAAAAATTTTATAAAATTCTTATTAGTAATCTGTTGCATGTTTGTTGTAAGCGGTGTTCAGGCTCAGATAAAATTTGGACCTAAATTCGGTTTAAATCTGTCGACCATGACCATGAAAGAATCAGGAATCAGTATTGATCCCAAAACAAGGGCAGGCATACATTTAGGCCTTATAGGAGAAATACCTCTGCAAAACAATTTCAACATACAAACCGGTTTCTTTTTCTCAATGAAAGGGTCCAAGTATTCCGTAGGTAATACAGATATGACTATTTCACCAAATTACCTGGAAATCCCGGTTAATGCATTATATAAATATGAATTAGGTTCAGCAAAATTATTGTTATTCGCAGGGCCCTACTTCGCTTATGGCATAGGCGGAAAATATAAAGCAGATGGTGAATCCCAAGATATTAAGTTTGGTTCAGGTGACAATAATGACATGAAAGCATTTGATATGGGCTTAAATTTAGGAGCCGGCATTGAAATCAGTGATTTCCAAATTACAGCTCAATATGGTTTAGGATTGGCTAATTTAGCTCCCGTTTCTACAAATGATGCAAAAATGAAGAATAGGGTTTTCGGAATTTCTATAGCCTATTTAATGTCAGCAACTAAATAA
- the amrB gene encoding AmmeMemoRadiSam system protein B — MSESDKNLVTRQPAVAGQFYPSNPDSLRADLKKYFSRAIKFSGEGEGHVVAVICPHAGYVFSAGVAASSINQLPSEGEYTDIFVIGSSHRASFEGAAIYNKGNFATPLGIVKVDIPLANKLIKEHSDIFSGDADVHRQEHSLEVQLPFLQYHLKKEFKIVPILLGTQTVETCQEIAGALKPYLTMDNLFVISSDFSHYPSFQDAIEVDHLTAKAIESNSPDMLIRTLRSNASKRIPDLVTSLCGWPSVLTFLYMTQGNSNVSITPVQYKNSGDSPYGDKDKVVGYFGLKATLKGKKENRTAFNLSDVEKKKLLTIARQTIEQYLQNKKIPEINKNELPKALLANCGAFVTLTKAGELRGCIGNFTSNEPLYEVVQQMAVSAATQDPRFPEVEKSEVPQLRIEISVLTPMKRIHSIDEIILGKHGVYIKKGFRSGTFLPQVAKSTGWSKEEFLGHCARDKAGIGWDGWKDAELYTYEAYVFSEEK, encoded by the coding sequence ATGTCTGAAAGTGATAAAAATCTGGTGACCAGACAGCCGGCTGTTGCCGGGCAATTTTATCCCTCCAATCCTGATTCCCTCCGCGCTGATCTGAAAAAATATTTTTCCAGGGCAATCAAATTTTCCGGGGAAGGAGAGGGGCATGTAGTGGCAGTTATTTGTCCCCATGCGGGTTATGTGTTTTCAGCAGGAGTAGCTGCCAGTAGTATCAATCAGTTGCCTTCGGAGGGTGAATACACGGATATTTTTGTGATTGGCTCAAGCCATCGGGCTTCATTTGAAGGTGCAGCCATATATAACAAAGGCAATTTTGCTACTCCTTTGGGAATTGTTAAGGTGGATATCCCCCTGGCCAATAAGCTAATTAAAGAACATTCAGATATATTCTCCGGCGATGCTGATGTGCATCGCCAGGAACATAGCCTGGAGGTTCAATTGCCTTTTCTCCAATATCACCTGAAAAAAGAGTTCAAAATTGTACCTATTTTGCTTGGGACACAAACTGTTGAAACTTGCCAGGAAATTGCCGGGGCATTGAAACCCTATTTGACCATGGACAACCTTTTTGTGATCAGTTCAGATTTTTCCCACTATCCATCCTTTCAGGATGCTATCGAAGTAGATCATCTTACGGCAAAAGCCATAGAGTCCAATTCTCCTGATATGCTGATCAGAACATTGAGAAGCAATGCCTCAAAGCGGATACCTGACCTGGTTACCAGTTTATGCGGCTGGCCCTCGGTGCTGACATTCTTGTACATGACTCAGGGTAATTCCAATGTGTCGATTACTCCGGTTCAATATAAAAATTCCGGGGACAGCCCCTATGGGGATAAAGACAAAGTAGTGGGTTATTTTGGATTGAAAGCAACATTAAAAGGTAAAAAGGAAAACCGGACGGCTTTTAATCTTTCAGATGTTGAGAAAAAGAAATTACTGACCATTGCCCGTCAGACTATTGAGCAATATTTACAGAATAAAAAGATACCTGAAATTAATAAAAACGAGCTTCCCAAAGCCTTACTTGCAAACTGCGGGGCATTTGTGACACTTACCAAAGCAGGTGAATTAAGAGGTTGCATAGGGAATTTCACTTCTAACGAACCTTTATATGAAGTCGTCCAGCAAATGGCTGTTTCGGCTGCCACGCAGGATCCCCGTTTCCCTGAAGTAGAAAAAAGTGAGGTTCCTCAGCTTCGAATTGAGATTTCTGTCCTCACACCTATGAAGAGAATACATTCCATTGACGAAATCATCCTGGGAAAACATGGCGTTTATATAAAGAAAGGGTTTAGAAGCGGAACATTTTTGCCACAAGTTGCCAAATCAACAGGTTGGAGCAAAGAAGAATTCCTGGGGCATTGTGCACGCGACAAAGCAGGAATTGGTTGGGATGGCTGGAAGGATGCCGAATTATATACTTATGAAGCCTACGTGTTTTCTGAAGAAAAATAA